One Ensifer adhaerens genomic region harbors:
- a CDS encoding putative Ig domain-containing protein, which yields MTISANPATFNAAGDTINFSYVLNPGSYNILSIAPATTANKGVVVSCPAIPGGGTTSSVTCTGSYQVDSLDAMSGQFSDWVTFTGTRTGGNYTANSNNIVVKAATGGPVVVDVVSSPRPSLPGEQVSVTATVSSMGCNAGQSPPGNVTITIGSQSTTLGLTPTGPVSTASSATFQTSTLPLGQHAVSASYGGGSGCSTGTATGASHWVDTKPTVAINQAGSQSDPSAKTSVAFDVVFSKSVTGFSAGDVQISGTAGATTASVSGSGANYTVSVSGMTQAGTVVASIPAGKATSAAGFTNALSTSTDNSVAYAPIAISTTTLPNPVYNQAYAAQTLSATGGSGTLSYATTSGALPAGMAISSGGVVSGTPTASGPFNFTVTATDPEGSTASRAFSITIAAPTIALSPATLPDPTAGTAYSQTLAASGGASPYTFAVTQNALPAGMTLANNGVLSGTASIGGAVTFTVTATDAYGATGSQVFTVDVAPTVPDAPTIGAAVEGDAYADVSFTAPASNGGATITGYTVTSNPGGMTATDTTSPIRVTGLINGTSYTFTVTATNSAGTSTASAASNAVTPRSAQTITFANPGTQAFGTSPTLTATASSSLAVAFTSSTAGVCTVTPEGDLTFHQAGSCTIAADQVGNGTYLAAPTVSQTFTVDAVVPGAPTIGTATADVASASVAFTAPASTGGASISSYTVTSNPGGFTGTGSSSPVVVTGLSNGTSYTFTVTATNSAGAGPASAASNAVTPRATQTITFANPGAQTFGTTPTLTASSDASLPVAFTSSTAAVCTITPGGSMTFHSAGTCAIAADQGGDGTYLPATTVTQSFTVNAVVPDAPTVGTAIAGDGEVSVNFTAPVSAGGASITGYTVTSNPGGFVGTGTSSPVTVGSLSNGTSYTFTVTATNAVGAGPASSASNTVTPKAPQTITFANPGPQDYATPVTLSASASSALPVTFQSLTTPVCVVTSTGDVTFRNGGTCTIEVSQAGDSAYLAASSVSQSFLVSAPIFAFTPAAGALPTATVATTYSQSFTANGGTAAYSYALASGAFPAGLSLDAAGTLSGTPTADGSFTFTVQATDTHGATATSGSYSLEVRIQAPIANATTATVAANSSANGITPNLTGGTAASVAIAAPPSHGTATVAGNTFSYTPAAGFSGVDSFTYTAANTTGTSAAATVTVTVSPPTFAFTPAAGALAGATVADAYDLTIIAANGTAPYTYAVTGGALPAGLTLAADGRLSGTPTADGAATFTVTATDANNATGTANYSLAVAVEAPSAGPVAATVAANSSPNAISLSLTGGAATSVAIATAPAHGTATATGTTILYTPDAGYSGADSFTYTATNATGTSAPSTVSVTVSPPMLLLSPAGGALANGVPGVSYSQNISASAGTAPYNYAVSSGALPGGLSLDASSGTISGRPSADGDFAFTVTATDANGATGQASYQIAVASASFVFTPSAGGLPDAMVGEAYSQRVSATGGTGALVYSLKSGALPNGMVLNISTGELTGPLAADAVPDSYHFTIAVTDSRGASGSAAYTLKLNARAVTVPNVVVEVPAGSTPKDVYLNGGATGGPFTDASVASVSPPFAGTAEIIEGELAAATSFTPVGFYLKFTPNPSYSGSAVVSYTLRSALGSSNIGSVTYKIALDREAAGEEIDGLVRDFVRNRQNLLSSTVKVPGLIERRRAAMSTDPVTTAVTPSEKGARLGFSSSLSQIQAARDAADAAATGQTFVATDRPFDIWVNGSFLFHKDEDDRNDKWGNFALFSLGADYLLSDRALIGLSFHYDYMTDPTDADAELKGNGWLAGPYASFEIGQGVFLDANLLYGGSSNDIDTGIFTGTFDTTRWMADVKLTGEWQLDEATVLMPKLRAVYFNEETEDYTVKNPLGEVIDLKGFIEEQARLSIGFDVERTLELENGLILSPTVGADVGFASLDGEGLFGRVSAGLALSNNDNWDLDFSLLFNIEGDGSKSAGAKVGARVRF from the coding sequence GTGACGATTTCGGCGAACCCGGCGACCTTCAATGCGGCTGGCGACACGATCAATTTCAGCTATGTGCTGAACCCCGGATCCTACAATATTCTCAGCATCGCGCCTGCGACCACCGCGAACAAGGGCGTCGTCGTTTCATGCCCGGCAATCCCGGGCGGCGGCACGACGTCTTCCGTGACCTGCACAGGCTCCTATCAGGTCGATTCCCTCGATGCGATGTCCGGCCAGTTTTCCGATTGGGTCACATTCACGGGCACGCGCACGGGCGGCAACTACACCGCCAACAGCAACAACATCGTCGTCAAGGCGGCCACAGGGGGACCGGTTGTCGTTGATGTCGTATCTTCCCCGAGACCGTCGCTGCCGGGCGAACAGGTTTCGGTGACGGCAACGGTATCGTCGATGGGCTGTAACGCCGGACAGTCTCCGCCTGGAAACGTGACGATCACGATCGGATCGCAGTCGACGACCCTTGGGTTGACGCCGACCGGGCCCGTCAGCACGGCATCGTCTGCGACCTTCCAGACATCGACGCTGCCCCTCGGACAGCACGCGGTTTCCGCCAGCTACGGTGGCGGCAGCGGCTGCAGCACCGGCACTGCGACCGGCGCCAGCCACTGGGTCGACACCAAACCGACGGTCGCGATCAACCAGGCAGGCTCGCAATCCGATCCCAGCGCCAAGACATCCGTTGCGTTCGATGTGGTGTTCAGCAAGTCCGTCACCGGCTTTTCCGCTGGCGACGTCCAGATTTCAGGCACGGCCGGCGCGACGACGGCGAGTGTTTCGGGATCGGGCGCCAATTACACCGTTTCGGTCAGCGGAATGACGCAGGCAGGCACGGTCGTGGCGTCCATACCCGCCGGCAAGGCCACGAGCGCGGCCGGCTTTACCAACGCCCTATCCACCAGCACCGACAATTCGGTTGCCTACGCACCGATTGCGATTTCGACTACAACGCTGCCGAACCCGGTCTACAACCAGGCCTATGCGGCGCAAACGCTAAGTGCCACCGGGGGATCGGGCACCTTGAGTTACGCAACGACCTCCGGTGCACTGCCCGCCGGCATGGCGATCTCGAGCGGCGGCGTCGTCTCCGGCACCCCAACGGCAAGCGGTCCGTTCAATTTCACAGTGACAGCGACCGATCCCGAAGGCTCGACCGCCTCGCGCGCATTCTCCATCACCATCGCTGCGCCGACGATCGCGCTCTCGCCGGCGACGCTTCCTGATCCGACCGCTGGCACCGCCTATTCACAAACCCTGGCGGCATCAGGCGGCGCAAGCCCCTACACATTCGCCGTCACGCAGAATGCCTTGCCCGCTGGCATGACGCTGGCGAACAACGGAGTGTTGTCGGGCACTGCATCGATCGGTGGCGCCGTCACCTTTACCGTTACGGCAACGGACGCCTATGGCGCGACCGGCAGCCAGGTCTTCACTGTCGACGTCGCGCCGACCGTGCCCGACGCGCCCACCATCGGTGCGGCCGTGGAGGGGGACGCCTATGCAGACGTGTCGTTCACCGCCCCGGCGTCGAACGGCGGCGCGACGATCACGGGCTATACCGTGACGTCGAACCCCGGCGGCATGACGGCCACGGATACGACGAGCCCGATCAGGGTGACTGGCCTGATCAACGGCACGAGCTATACGTTCACCGTGACCGCCACCAACAGCGCCGGGACAAGCACCGCGTCGGCCGCCTCCAATGCGGTGACGCCGCGATCCGCACAGACGATCACGTTCGCCAATCCGGGTACGCAGGCGTTCGGCACGTCGCCGACATTGACGGCGACGGCAAGCTCCAGCCTGGCTGTTGCCTTTACCTCGTCGACTGCCGGCGTGTGCACTGTGACGCCCGAGGGCGATTTGACCTTCCATCAGGCCGGCAGTTGCACCATCGCAGCCGATCAGGTGGGCAACGGAACGTACCTGGCTGCACCGACGGTCTCACAGACGTTCACGGTCGATGCCGTCGTACCCGGCGCACCGACGATCGGAACCGCAACCGCCGATGTCGCTTCGGCGTCCGTCGCCTTCACGGCGCCGGCGAGCACGGGTGGAGCGTCGATCTCTAGCTACACCGTGACGTCGAACCCGGGTGGCTTCACCGGGACGGGGTCGTCAAGCCCGGTCGTGGTGACGGGTCTCAGCAATGGGACCAGCTATACATTTACGGTGACGGCAACCAACAGTGCCGGCGCGGGGCCAGCGTCGGCGGCCTCGAACGCCGTCACGCCGCGCGCAACCCAGACGATCACCTTTGCCAATCCGGGCGCGCAGACGTTCGGGACCACGCCGACATTGACGGCATCGTCGGACGCGAGTTTGCCCGTTGCCTTCACATCCTCGACCGCGGCCGTGTGCACGATCACGCCGGGTGGTAGCATGACCTTCCACAGCGCGGGGACCTGCGCGATTGCTGCCGACCAGGGCGGCGACGGCACCTATCTGCCTGCGACGACGGTCACCCAGAGCTTTACCGTCAACGCGGTTGTTCCGGACGCCCCGACGGTGGGCACGGCTATCGCTGGCGATGGCGAGGTGTCCGTCAATTTTACCGCGCCGGTAAGCGCCGGCGGTGCATCGATCACCGGCTACACGGTCACGTCCAATCCCGGTGGTTTTGTTGGAACGGGCACGTCGAGCCCGGTCACGGTCGGCAGTCTCAGCAACGGCACCAGCTACACGTTCACGGTGACGGCGACCAACGCTGTCGGCGCGGGACCGGCCTCCAGTGCGTCGAACACGGTGACGCCCAAGGCGCCACAGACGATCACCTTCGCCAATCCCGGCCCGCAGGACTATGCAACGCCGGTGACGCTTTCGGCGAGCGCCAGTTCCGCTCTGCCGGTCACGTTCCAGTCTCTGACGACGCCCGTCTGCGTCGTCACGTCAACCGGCGATGTCACATTCCGCAATGGCGGCACCTGCACCATCGAGGTCTCGCAAGCCGGTGACAGCGCTTACCTGGCCGCGTCCAGTGTGAGCCAGTCCTTCCTCGTCTCCGCGCCGATATTCGCCTTCACGCCGGCGGCCGGCGCTTTGCCGACCGCAACCGTGGCAACGACCTACAGCCAGAGCTTCACGGCCAATGGCGGCACGGCGGCCTACAGCTACGCCTTGGCCAGCGGCGCGTTTCCGGCCGGACTTTCGCTCGACGCTGCCGGTACGCTGTCCGGCACGCCAACGGCGGACGGCAGCTTCACCTTTACGGTTCAGGCGACCGATACCCATGGCGCGACCGCAACCAGCGGCAGCTATAGCCTGGAGGTTCGCATCCAGGCGCCGATCGCCAACGCCACGACGGCAACCGTTGCCGCCAACTCGTCGGCCAACGGGATTACGCCGAACCTTACGGGCGGCACGGCCGCTTCGGTCGCTATCGCAGCGCCCCCATCGCACGGTACGGCCACGGTCGCGGGTAACACATTCAGCTATACGCCGGCGGCCGGCTTCTCCGGCGTCGACAGCTTCACCTACACGGCGGCGAATACGACCGGAACGTCCGCTGCAGCGACGGTCACGGTGACGGTGTCTCCGCCGACATTCGCCTTCACGCCGGCTGCGGGTGCGCTTGCCGGTGCGACCGTTGCAGACGCCTATGACCTGACGATCATCGCCGCCAACGGAACGGCTCCCTACACCTATGCGGTCACCGGTGGTGCACTTCCGGCCGGCTTGACGCTTGCTGCCGACGGTCGCCTGTCCGGAACGCCGACCGCCGATGGAGCGGCAACGTTCACGGTGACGGCGACCGACGCGAACAATGCGACGGGCACCGCGAACTATAGTCTCGCGGTCGCCGTCGAAGCGCCATCGGCCGGTCCGGTTGCAGCGACTGTTGCTGCGAACTCCAGCCCAAATGCTATCAGCCTCAGTCTGACCGGCGGGGCGGCAACATCTGTGGCGATCGCCACCGCGCCCGCGCATGGCACAGCTACGGCGACGGGGACAACGATCCTCTACACGCCTGATGCCGGCTATTCGGGCGCTGACAGCTTCACCTATACGGCAACGAACGCGACCGGCACGTCGGCGCCTTCAACCGTTTCCGTCACGGTCTCGCCGCCGATGCTGTTGTTGTCGCCGGCAGGCGGGGCGCTTGCCAACGGCGTGCCCGGCGTTTCCTACAGCCAGAACATCTCAGCCAGCGCCGGCACGGCCCCCTACAACTACGCGGTCTCGTCGGGTGCTCTGCCGGGCGGTCTGTCGCTCGATGCCTCAAGCGGGACGATCTCGGGACGACCTTCGGCCGATGGCGATTTCGCCTTCACCGTGACGGCGACCGATGCCAATGGCGCGACAGGCCAGGCCAGCTATCAGATCGCCGTTGCCTCCGCCAGTTTCGTCTTTACCCCGTCGGCCGGTGGGCTTCCCGACGCGATGGTCGGCGAAGCCTATTCCCAACGCGTCTCGGCGACCGGTGGCACCGGCGCGCTGGTCTACAGCCTCAAGAGCGGCGCCCTGCCGAATGGCATGGTGCTGAATATCTCCACTGGCGAATTGACCGGACCGCTCGCGGCCGATGCGGTGCCTGACAGCTATCACTTCACCATTGCTGTGACTGACAGCCGCGGCGCCAGCGGTTCGGCCGCCTATACGCTGAAACTGAACGCTCGTGCGGTGACGGTGCCCAATGTCGTCGTCGAGGTTCCGGCCGGTTCGACGCCGAAGGATGTCTATCTCAACGGTGGCGCCACCGGCGGTCCGTTCACCGACGCATCGGTTGCCTCGGTCTCGCCGCCCTTTGCCGGCACGGCCGAAATCATCGAAGGCGAGCTTGCCGCTGCCACCAGCTTCACGCCGGTCGGCTTCTATCTGAAGTTCACGCCGAACCCGTCCTATTCCGGCTCGGCGGTGGTCAGTTATACGCTCAGGAGCGCGCTAGGCTCGTCCAATATTGGCTCCGTCACCTACAAGATCGCGCTCGATCGGGAGGCTGCCGGCGAAGAGATCGACGGGCTGGTGCGCGATTTTGTGCGCAATCGCCAGAACCTGTTGTCGTCGACGGTCAAGGTGCCCGGCCTGATCGAACGGCGGCGGGCGGCGATGAGCACCGATCCGGTGACGACGGCGGTGACGCCGTCGGAAAAGGGTGCCCGCCTCGGCTTCTCCTCCAGCCTGTCGCAGATCCAGGCGGCGCGCGATGCCGCCGATGCGGCAGCAACCGGTCAAACCTTCGTGGCGACCGACCGGCCGTTCGACATCTGGGTGAACGGCAGTTTCCTGTTCCACAAGGATGAAGACGACAGAAACGACAAGTGGGGCAATTTCGCCCTGTTCTCGCTCGGCGCCGATTATCTCTTAAGCGATCGGGCGCTCATCGGCCTGTCGTTCCACTACGACTACATGACCGATCCGACCGACGCGGATGCCGAGCTTAAAGGCAACGGCTGGCTGGCCGGTCCTTATGCCTCGTTCGAGATCGGCCAGGGCGTCTTCCTCGACGCCAACCTGCTCTATGGCGGTTCGTCCAACGACATCGACACCGGCATCTTCACCGGCACGTTCGACACCACCCGCTGGATGGCGGACGTCAAGCTGACCGGCGAATGGCAACTGGATGAGGCGACGGTGCTGATGCCGAAGCTGAGAGCCGTCTACTTCAATGAAGAGACCGAGGACTACACCGTCAAGAACCCGCTCGGCGAGGTGATCGATCTCAAGGGCTTCATCGAGGAACAGGCCCGTCTCAGCATCGGCTTCGACGTCGAACGCACCCTGGAGCTGGAAAACGGGCTGATCCTGTCGCCGACAGTCGGCGCCGATGTCGGCTTTGCCTCGCTTGACGGCGAGGGTCTGTTCGGGCGGGTGTCGGCCGGGCTTGCGCTCAGCAACAACGACAACTGGGACCTCGACTTCTCGCTGCTCTTCAACATCGAGGGCGACGGTTCGAAGTCGGCCGGTGCCAAGGTCGGCGCCCGCGTCCGGTTCTGA
- a CDS encoding SURF1 family protein gives MTGGRDVKGEGAKASSRARFLLTGALLFLCAIFVALGTWQIQRLFWKLDLIARVDARVHADAVPAPSRPDWGGITRENDEYLRVTATGTFSHDKSVLVQAVTERGAGFWVLTPMRREDGTTVLVNRGFVPADRRDRTARAEGETPGTTGITGLLRISEPGGAFLRSNDPAGDRWFSRDVAAIAAAQELTDVAPYFIDADATPNPGGLPIGGLTVVSFRNSHLVYALTWFALAAMSVGGAYLVFRSRKRPSAE, from the coding sequence ATGACCGGCGGCCGCGACGTGAAAGGGGAGGGTGCGAAAGCATCCTCTCGCGCCAGGTTCCTTCTGACCGGCGCGCTCCTGTTTCTCTGCGCCATCTTCGTGGCGCTCGGGACCTGGCAGATCCAGCGGCTCTTCTGGAAGCTCGATCTGATCGCTCGCGTCGATGCGCGTGTGCACGCTGACGCCGTCCCGGCCCCGTCGCGGCCGGACTGGGGCGGCATCACCCGAGAGAACGACGAATACCTTCGCGTCACGGCAACGGGTACCTTTAGCCACGACAAGTCGGTTCTGGTGCAGGCCGTAACCGAGCGGGGCGCCGGGTTCTGGGTGTTGACGCCGATGCGCCGCGAAGACGGCACGACGGTTCTCGTCAATCGTGGCTTCGTGCCCGCCGACCGGCGCGATCGGACTGCCCGCGCCGAAGGCGAAACGCCTGGGACCACCGGGATCACCGGGCTCTTGCGCATCAGCGAACCCGGCGGCGCCTTTCTTCGCTCCAACGATCCGGCTGGCGATCGCTGGTTTTCCCGCGATGTCGCGGCAATCGCCGCAGCACAAGAGCTGACGGATGTCGCGCCCTATTTCATCGACGCGGACGCGACGCCAAACCCAGGCGGCCTACCGATCGGCGGTCTCACAGTCGTCAGCTTCCGCAACAGCCATCTTGTCTACGCGCTGACGTGGTTCGCGCTGGCGGCCATGAGTGTGGGGGGCGCATACCTCGTCTTTCGAAGCCGGAAGAGGCCAAGCGCGGAATAA
- the cyoD gene encoding cytochrome o ubiquinol oxidase subunit IV — MSSQHPGHESAFEPHHAHSHPGDAAGHGSLKSYMTGFILSVILTAIPFWLVMSGALDSKLLTAVLVMGIGVVQIVVHVIYFLHMNARSEGGWTLMALIFTIIIVGIALAGSLWVMHHLNTNMMPMTHEMMKNMP, encoded by the coding sequence ATGAGTTCGCAGCATCCTGGCCACGAAAGCGCGTTCGAGCCTCACCACGCGCACAGCCATCCGGGCGACGCTGCCGGGCATGGTTCGCTCAAGAGCTACATGACGGGCTTCATCCTGTCGGTCATCCTGACGGCTATCCCGTTCTGGCTGGTCATGAGCGGCGCGCTCGACAGCAAGTTGCTGACCGCCGTGCTCGTCATGGGTATCGGCGTCGTCCAGATCGTCGTGCACGTTATCTACTTCCTGCACATGAACGCCCGTTCGGAAGGCGGCTGGACGCTGATGGCGCTGATCTTCACGATCATCATCGTCGGTATTGCGCTCGCCGGCTCGCTCTGGGTCATGCATCATCTCAATACCAACATGATGCCGATGACCCACGAGATGATGAAGAACATGCCCTGA
- the cyoC gene encoding cytochrome o ubiquinol oxidase subunit III, which translates to MSQTQVQETEKPQFYLKEEHHPEHSTMLGFWLYLMSDCLIFAVLFATHGVVGRNYAAGPAPADLFDLNLIAINTAMLLFSSITYGFAMLQMERNAKMETLFWLGVTGVFGAIFLALELYEFYHLIHEGAGPTRSAFLSSFFTLVGTHGLHVTFGIIWLITLMVQVKKHGLNPENRRRLMCLSMFWHFLDVIWIGVFSFVYLLGVLG; encoded by the coding sequence ATGAGCCAAACCCAAGTCCAAGAAACAGAAAAGCCGCAGTTCTACCTCAAGGAAGAGCACCACCCGGAGCACAGCACTATGCTGGGCTTCTGGCTCTACCTGATGAGCGACTGCTTGATCTTCGCCGTTCTCTTCGCCACGCACGGTGTGGTCGGGCGCAACTACGCGGCAGGTCCCGCACCAGCCGACCTGTTCGACCTCAACCTGATCGCCATCAACACGGCGATGCTGTTGTTCTCGTCGATCACCTACGGCTTTGCCATGCTTCAGATGGAGCGCAACGCCAAGATGGAGACGCTGTTCTGGCTCGGCGTCACCGGCGTGTTCGGAGCGATCTTCCTCGCGCTCGAGCTCTATGAGTTCTACCACCTGATCCACGAGGGTGCCGGTCCGACGCGTTCGGCCTTCCTGTCCTCGTTCTTCACGCTGGTCGGCACGCACGGGCTGCACGTCACTTTCGGCATCATCTGGCTGATCACGCTGATGGTGCAGGTCAAAAAACATGGCTTGAACCCGGAAAACCGCCGCCGCCTGATGTGCCTCTCCATGTTCTGGCACTTCCTCGACGTCATCTGGATCGGCGTCTTCTCCTTCGTCTATCTGTTGGGAGTACTCGGATGA
- the cyoB gene encoding cytochrome o ubiquinol oxidase subunit I: MFGDTSLTQFIFGRLTWEAIPYHEPILVVTFAAVAVGGLAILALITKYKLWGYLWNEWFTSVDHKKIGIMYIILAIVMLLRGFADAIMMRIQQAIAFNGNEGYLNPHHYDQIFTAHGVIMIFFVAMPFVTGFMNYVVPLQIGARDVSFPFLNNFSFWMTTGGAVIIMMSLFVGEFARTGWLAYPPLSGADYSPGVGVDYYIWGLQVAGVGTTLSGINLIATIVKMRAPGMTFMKMPVFTWTSLCTNILIVATFPILTATLALLSLDRYLGFNFFTNDLGGNPMMYINLIWIWGHPEVYILVLPAFGIFSEVVATFCGKRLFGYTSMVYATCVIMILSYLVWLHHFFTMGSGASVNAFFGITTMIISIPTGAKMFNWLFTMYRGRIRYELPMLWTIGFMVTFVIGGMTGVMLAIPPADFVLHNSLFLIAHFHNVIIGGVLFGLMAGLVYWWPKAFGYKLDPFWGKMSFWFWQIGFFFAFMPLYVLGLMGVTRRVSQFEDPSLQIWFIIAAFGAVLIAIGIASFIIQLVVSFLRRDQLRETSGDAWDGRTLEWSTSSPPPDYNFAFTPVVHDHDSWYDMKNRGYERPLEGFKPIHMPKNTGTGIILSGISVVLAFALIWYIWWLAAVSFIALIAVSIGHTFNYNRDFFIPAETVAATEDARSKLLAERI, encoded by the coding sequence ATGTTTGGTGACACCAGCCTCACGCAATTCATCTTCGGGCGGCTTACCTGGGAAGCGATCCCATACCACGAGCCGATCCTTGTCGTGACCTTCGCAGCCGTGGCCGTGGGCGGCCTGGCGATCCTCGCGCTGATCACGAAGTACAAGCTCTGGGGCTATCTCTGGAACGAGTGGTTCACGTCGGTCGATCACAAGAAGATCGGCATCATGTACATCATCCTGGCGATCGTGATGCTTTTGCGCGGATTTGCCGACGCGATCATGATGCGCATACAGCAGGCGATCGCCTTCAACGGCAACGAAGGCTATCTCAACCCGCACCACTACGACCAGATCTTCACTGCCCACGGCGTGATCATGATCTTCTTCGTGGCGATGCCCTTCGTCACCGGTTTCATGAACTATGTCGTGCCGCTGCAGATCGGCGCGCGCGACGTCTCGTTCCCCTTCCTCAACAATTTCTCGTTCTGGATGACGACGGGCGGTGCGGTCATTATCATGATGTCGCTGTTCGTCGGTGAATTCGCGCGCACCGGCTGGCTCGCCTATCCGCCGCTCTCGGGTGCCGACTACAGTCCCGGCGTCGGCGTCGACTATTACATATGGGGCCTACAGGTGGCGGGCGTCGGGACGACCTTATCCGGCATCAACCTGATCGCCACGATCGTGAAGATGCGCGCTCCGGGCATGACCTTCATGAAGATGCCGGTCTTCACCTGGACGTCGCTCTGCACCAACATCCTCATCGTCGCGACCTTCCCGATCCTGACGGCGACGCTTGCGCTGTTGTCGCTCGACCGCTACCTCGGCTTCAACTTTTTCACCAATGACCTTGGTGGCAATCCGATGATGTACATCAACCTCATCTGGATCTGGGGCCACCCGGAAGTCTACATTCTCGTGCTGCCGGCCTTCGGCATCTTCTCCGAAGTCGTCGCGACCTTCTGCGGCAAGCGCCTGTTCGGTTATACGTCGATGGTCTACGCCACCTGCGTGATCATGATCCTCTCCTACCTGGTGTGGCTGCATCACTTCTTCACCATGGGTTCGGGTGCCTCGGTGAACGCCTTCTTCGGCATCACCACGATGATCATCTCGATCCCGACCGGGGCGAAGATGTTCAATTGGCTCTTCACCATGTATCGCGGCCGTATCCGCTACGAACTGCCGATGCTGTGGACGATCGGTTTCATGGTGACCTTCGTCATCGGCGGCATGACCGGCGTCATGCTGGCGATCCCGCCGGCCGACTTCGTGCTGCACAACTCGCTGTTCCTGATTGCCCACTTCCACAACGTCATCATCGGCGGTGTGCTGTTCGGGCTGATGGCCGGCCTTGTCTACTGGTGGCCGAAGGCCTTCGGCTACAAGCTCGATCCCTTCTGGGGCAAGATGAGCTTCTGGTTCTGGCAGATCGGCTTCTTCTTCGCCTTCATGCCGCTCTACGTGCTCGGCCTGATGGGGGTCACCCGGCGTGTCAGCCAGTTCGAGGATCCCTCGCTGCAGATCTGGTTCATCATCGCCGCCTTCGGTGCGGTCCTGATCGCCATCGGCATCGCGTCCTTCATCATCCAACTTGTCGTCAGCTTCCTGCGTCGCGACCAACTGCGTGAAACCTCAGGCGATGCCTGGGATGGCCGCACGCTCGAATGGTCGACCTCGTCGCCGCCGCCGGACTACAACTTCGCCTTCACGCCCGTCGTTCACGACCATGACAGCTGGTACGACATGAAGAACCGGGGTTACGAGCGTCCGCTCGAAGGCTTCAAGCCGATCCACATGCCGAAGAACACCGGCACTGGCATCATTCTCTCCGGCATCAGCGTCGTGCTCGCCTTCGCGTTGATCTGGTACATCTGGTGGCTGGCGGCGGTATCCTTCATCGCCCTGATTGCGGTCTCCATCGGCCATACCTTCAACTACAACCGTGATTTCTTCATTCCCGCGGAAACCGTCGCGGCGACCGAAGACGCACGCTCGAAACTGCTTGCGGAACGGATCTGA
- the cyoA gene encoding ubiquinol oxidase subunit II: MPKPYSLAGRSTIAVLLLSVLSGCNMVVMSPSGDIAAQQRDLIVISTVLMLLIIVPVLFLTLFFAWRYRQSNTAAKYDPEWHHSTGLEVIIWSAPLAIIIALGAITWVSTHKLDPYRPLDRIDAARPVTEEMKPITVEVVALDWKWLFFYPEYGIATVNEMAAPVDVPINFKITASSVMNSFYVPALAGMIYAMPGMQTKLHAVINKAGEYEGLSSNYSGDGFSHMRFKFHGVDQAGFDAWVARVKQNGTMLNRDAYLKLEKPSVKEPVRYYASVENGLYEAVLNMCVREGQMCMKDMMHIDMMGGAGVESHENRAKLEHDNRHTGGVTEAAAPAATFPETGNPAKSEEPAEGVKEEQPAAEPMNHDMHKTH; encoded by the coding sequence ATGCCGAAGCCATACAGTTTAGCCGGACGATCGACGATTGCCGTCCTGTTGCTCTCCGTTCTCTCGGGATGCAACATGGTGGTCATGTCGCCTTCCGGTGATATCGCCGCGCAGCAGCGGGATCTGATCGTTATTTCGACGGTCCTGATGCTGTTGATCATCGTTCCCGTCCTTTTCCTGACGCTGTTCTTTGCCTGGCGCTATCGCCAGTCGAACACGGCCGCCAAGTATGATCCGGAATGGCACCATTCCACCGGCCTCGAAGTCATCATCTGGTCGGCGCCGCTCGCGATCATCATCGCGCTCGGCGCGATCACCTGGGTCAGCACCCACAAGCTCGACCCCTATCGACCGCTCGATCGGATCGATGCGGCGCGCCCGGTGACCGAAGAGATGAAGCCGATCACCGTCGAAGTCGTCGCGCTCGACTGGAAATGGCTGTTCTTCTATCCGGAATACGGTATTGCCACGGTCAACGAGATGGCGGCGCCGGTCGACGTGCCGATCAACTTCAAGATCACTGCCTCGTCGGTGATGAACTCGTTCTACGTTCCGGCGCTCGCCGGCATGATCTATGCCATGCCCGGCATGCAGACCAAGCTGCACGCCGTCATCAACAAGGCAGGCGAATACGAGGGCCTTTCGTCCAACTACAGCGGCGACGGCTTCTCGCACATGCGCTTCAAGTTCCACGGCGTGGACCAGGCGGGCTTTGACGCCTGGGTTGCCCGCGTCAAGCAGAACGGCACGATGCTCAATCGCGACGCCTACCTGAAGCTCGAAAAGCCGAGCGTGAAGGAGCCGGTGCGCTACTACGCTTCCGTCGAAAACGGCCTCTATGAAGCCGTTCTCAACATGTGCGTGCGCGAAGGCCAGATGTGCATGAAGGATATGATGCACATCGACATGATGGGCGGAGCCGGCGTCGAAAGCCATGAGAACCGCGCCAAACTCGAGCATGACAACCGCCATACGGGCGGAGTGACCGAAGCGGCCGCACCGGCCGCGACCTTCCCCGAAACCGGTAACCCCGCCAAGAGCGAGGAACCGGCCGAGGGCGTCAAGGAAGAGCAGCCCGCGGCTGAGCCCATGAACCACGACATGCACAAGACGCACTAG